One region of Pseudomonas sp. B21-040 genomic DNA includes:
- the radC gene encoding RadC family protein encodes MSIQLTLIETSDFEADRIVQENQLIDDALHILDRRLFTRGPNLTSPDTVASYLKLHLVQQEHEVFGVIFLDAQHRVLAFEVLFHGSIDGASVYPRQVVKRSLAHNAAAAIFVHNHPSGCTEPSQADRVLTARLKEALALIEVRLLDHFIVGEGRPLSLAEYGWL; translated from the coding sequence ATGAGCATCCAACTCACACTGATTGAAACCTCGGATTTCGAGGCTGATCGTATCGTCCAAGAAAACCAGCTGATCGACGACGCGCTGCATATTCTGGATCGTCGGCTGTTCACTCGCGGCCCCAACCTGACATCACCTGACACCGTGGCCTCATACCTAAAACTGCACCTTGTACAACAGGAGCATGAAGTCTTCGGTGTGATCTTTCTCGATGCCCAGCACCGGGTGCTGGCGTTCGAAGTCCTCTTTCACGGCAGCATTGATGGCGCCAGCGTTTACCCCCGCCAAGTCGTTAAGCGCTCCCTCGCGCATAACGCTGCGGCCGCCATTTTTGTTCACAACCACCCCTCAGGTTGTACGGAACCCAGCCAGGCGGATCGCGTCTTGACCGCACGGCTGAAGGAGGCCTTGGCCTTGATCGAAGTGCGCCTACTGGATCACTTCATCGTGGGTGAAGGTCGTCCTCTCTCCCTTGCCGAATATGGCTGGCTTTAA
- a CDS encoding single-stranded DNA-binding protein: MSTFFVGEGNIGCAPEFQEFPSGNDEPRRLLRLNVYFDNPVPRESGYEDRGGYWAPVELWHREAEHWSTLYQKGMRVLVEGRTVRDEWEDSEDNARVTFKIEARRVGILPHRLHSVVMRERSNEPAASATHAGQPTEQAGSPASKPKKRRGLPPSD; this comes from the coding sequence ATGAGCACTTTTTTCGTCGGCGAAGGCAATATCGGCTGTGCGCCAGAGTTCCAGGAATTTCCATCAGGCAATGACGAGCCACGGCGTTTGCTACGGCTGAATGTGTACTTCGACAACCCGGTGCCACGCGAGAGCGGCTATGAGGATCGAGGCGGCTATTGGGCGCCGGTTGAGCTCTGGCACCGCGAGGCTGAACACTGGAGCACGCTGTACCAGAAAGGCATGCGCGTGCTGGTCGAAGGCCGCACCGTGCGCGATGAATGGGAGGACAGCGAAGACAATGCGCGAGTGACGTTCAAGATCGAGGCCCGTCGAGTCGGCATCCTGCCTCACCGGCTACACAGCGTGGTTATGCGGGAACGCTCCAATGAGCCGGCGGCATCTGCGACACACGCCGGGCAACCTACAGAGCAGGCTGGTTCACCTGCGTCGAAACCCAAAAAACGCAGAGGGCTACCACCGTCGGACTGA
- a CDS encoding lytic transglycosylase: MATPRLSGIALLLTVLAVQADELPPPAYQLAAHDADIPSTVLFAIALQESGIRVRGQLLPWPWTLNIAGIPYRFATRQAACHALLQALARHDAKRVDVGLGQTNLGYHGQRFSSPCEALDPYRNLAVTAALLQEHHAATGDWVSTAGRYHRPAGGAPAARYRAGFSRQLERLLVSFEQGTSP; this comes from the coding sequence ATGGCAACGCCTCGACTAAGCGGTATAGCGCTCCTGCTGACGGTACTCGCCGTCCAGGCGGACGAACTTCCGCCGCCTGCCTACCAACTGGCGGCGCATGACGCCGACATCCCTTCTACGGTGCTGTTCGCGATTGCCCTGCAGGAGAGCGGTATCCGCGTCCGTGGTCAATTGCTGCCCTGGCCCTGGACCCTGAACATCGCCGGAATACCCTACCGCTTCGCCACTCGCCAGGCCGCCTGTCACGCCTTGCTTCAGGCGCTCGCCCGGCATGACGCCAAGCGGGTCGATGTCGGTCTTGGACAAACCAACCTGGGTTACCACGGGCAACGTTTTTCCAGTCCCTGCGAAGCCCTCGATCCCTACCGAAATCTCGCCGTCACCGCCGCGCTGTTGCAGGAGCATCACGCCGCCACCGGTGATTGGGTGTCAACTGCCGGACGCTATCACCGCCCGGCCGGAGGAGCGCCCGCCGCGCGTTACCGCGCAGGTTTTTCTCGGCAACTCGAACGGTTGCTGGTTTCCTTCGAACAGGGCACATCGCCATGA
- a CDS encoding ABC transporter substrate-binding protein produces MLAASNPFAGGYDNLHIERLLQITYEDDCPPCFRPVHDSQAHLPDDELQLFPCLFNDDFALISEGQSISEGLDDRCQSTGLVRQVIYAVMGEVLSERHHVGDLYSLEEAQAMVHRLNFETGHYSRAWEISTAHLPDEAMLCLEAWVSHSAPRQTGLLFELFTLPDCGGIGCKLIGTPWTDDNLQNIEGQPYSSLKQEQLDAGTPEALVEVLYLAALADVRLLIFDPDAAVLDGLAIFYE; encoded by the coding sequence CTGCTGGCAGCTTCAAACCCATTTGCTGGCGGCTACGACAACCTTCATATCGAACGGCTGCTGCAGATCACCTACGAAGACGACTGCCCTCCCTGCTTTCGACCCGTACACGACTCACAAGCCCATCTGCCCGACGATGAGCTGCAGCTGTTCCCCTGTCTGTTCAATGACGATTTCGCCTTGATCAGCGAAGGCCAATCCATTTCGGAGGGGTTGGATGACCGCTGCCAATCCACCGGCCTGGTGCGCCAAGTGATCTACGCCGTGATGGGCGAAGTGCTCAGCGAGCGGCATCACGTCGGCGACCTGTACTCCCTGGAAGAAGCCCAAGCCATGGTCCATCGCTTGAACTTCGAAACGGGACACTACAGTCGAGCCTGGGAGATCAGTACCGCACACCTTCCCGATGAAGCGATGCTGTGTCTGGAGGCGTGGGTCAGTCACTCGGCTCCGAGGCAAACCGGCCTCTTGTTCGAGCTGTTCACGTTGCCAGACTGCGGCGGCATCGGTTGCAAACTAATCGGCACGCCATGGACGGACGACAACTTACAGAACATTGAGGGCCAGCCTTATTCAAGCCTCAAACAAGAGCAACTCGACGCCGGCACGCCGGAAGCCTTGGTCGAAGTGCTGTACCTCGCGGCATTGGCGGATGTCCGATTGTTAATTTTCGACCCCGACGCTGCCGTTTTGGATGGGCTCGCGATTTTTTATGAGTAG
- a CDS encoding STY4534 family ICE replication protein, whose amino-acid sequence MAHANQSQEATTYFNLHTVGIGYLNRVREVQVRRGQPFMACDIAALHGATDAVEYTRFDCKVAGGEAERLIRLYMDAVKAEKKVLLSFRIGDLWIDPFLYEKGDKQGQPGASLKGRLLFIDWIKVDGTFEYKAPAKQEATAPAEQAPTSVSSPPSADAEAWESETPTDSRIEADTQSTPRTARRDATRTVQSA is encoded by the coding sequence ATGGCCCACGCCAACCAATCCCAAGAAGCGACCACTTACTTCAATCTGCACACCGTCGGTATCGGCTACCTTAACCGTGTTCGTGAAGTCCAAGTCCGCCGCGGCCAGCCATTCATGGCCTGCGATATCGCAGCCCTGCACGGCGCCACCGATGCGGTGGAGTACACCCGCTTCGACTGCAAAGTCGCGGGGGGTGAAGCTGAACGCTTGATTCGTCTTTATATGGACGCCGTCAAGGCCGAGAAAAAGGTCTTGCTGTCGTTCCGTATTGGCGACCTGTGGATCGATCCGTTTCTCTACGAGAAAGGCGATAAACAAGGTCAACCAGGCGCCAGTCTGAAAGGTCGTTTGCTGTTCATCGACTGGATCAAGGTCGACGGCACATTCGAGTACAAAGCGCCCGCCAAGCAGGAAGCAACAGCACCTGCTGAGCAAGCGCCCACCAGTGTGTCATCCCCACCATCGGCTGATGCCGAAGCTTGGGAGAGTGAAACTCCGACAGATTCTCGGATCGAAGCTGACACTCAGTCCACTCCCCGCACGGCTCGCCGTGATGCCACCCGTACCGTTCAGTCCGCCTGA
- a CDS encoding chemotaxis protein, with protein sequence MKASTFQTLIVGLLCLAFAGLSGGLYNQYQRVAELQNMNTQYQQTLDTLQRGSNALKDAQEKLQYALKDLKQMVDTGEQQANTLDPMLDQWAQEIQELRDGLTARATAADMTALRTRLEQVEQQLLELKTQPSTPPSTSSTAKPKQTAHPKPVPLSPPFSVLSVESRGGERFLAVAPHDSRSLMDVRLLHIGEQLGTWHLKVLEPNSAIFTVAAQPDQTVHLP encoded by the coding sequence ATGAAAGCCTCAACGTTTCAAACCCTCATTGTCGGCTTACTTTGCCTAGCGTTCGCTGGGCTGAGCGGCGGTTTGTATAACCAGTATCAGCGCGTGGCCGAACTGCAGAACATGAACACGCAATACCAACAAACCCTGGACACCCTGCAACGTGGTTCAAACGCCCTCAAGGATGCACAGGAGAAACTGCAGTACGCGCTGAAAGACCTGAAGCAGATGGTCGATACTGGTGAGCAACAGGCCAATACCCTCGATCCCATGCTGGATCAATGGGCGCAAGAAATACAGGAACTGCGCGACGGTCTGACAGCCCGCGCCACCGCAGCGGACATGACAGCGCTACGCACGCGCCTTGAGCAAGTCGAGCAACAGCTCCTGGAGCTCAAGACCCAGCCATCAACTCCACCATCGACGTCTTCCACGGCCAAGCCGAAACAGACCGCTCACCCCAAACCCGTCCCGCTCTCGCCGCCGTTTTCAGTGTTGAGTGTCGAGTCCCGCGGTGGTGAGCGCTTTCTGGCGGTCGCTCCTCATGACAGTCGCTCGCTCATGGATGTTCGGCTGCTGCATATCGGCGAGCAGCTCGGAACTTGGCACCTGAAAGTGCTGGAACCGAACTCAGCCATCTTCACAGTGGCCGCTCAGCCAGACCAAACCGTGCACCTCCCTTGA
- a CDS encoding PilL N-terminal domain-containing protein — protein MERFFTPVCLLGLLSACTAHVHNTLPTDPDIDSSSNRTQFSTDHPAELRYGRYTLVSTEPTTEQRDLLAQIIEVSIPSSLSPSVQEALQHVLQRSGYSLCPVSASVRVLFTRPLPAAHYRLGPISLRRALQVLAGPAWQLTTDEVSRSVCFEQQKTDAGVALITPVSPLQLEARP, from the coding sequence ATGGAGCGTTTTTTCACGCCTGTCTGCTTGCTGGGTTTGTTGAGTGCCTGCACCGCGCATGTCCACAATACATTGCCGACCGATCCAGACATCGACAGTAGTTCCAATCGGACCCAGTTCTCGACGGATCATCCGGCAGAACTCCGCTATGGCCGCTATACGCTGGTCAGCACCGAGCCCACCACGGAACAACGCGATCTTCTGGCGCAAATCATTGAAGTGAGTATCCCGTCCAGCCTGAGCCCTTCGGTGCAGGAGGCGTTGCAGCACGTATTGCAGCGCTCGGGCTATTCGCTCTGTCCAGTTTCCGCGTCCGTAAGGGTGCTCTTTACTCGCCCCCTGCCCGCGGCCCATTACCGGCTCGGCCCGATCTCTTTGCGCCGCGCGCTGCAAGTGCTGGCTGGCCCCGCCTGGCAACTCACGACCGATGAAGTCAGCCGTTCGGTCTGCTTCGAACAGCAGAAAACGGATGCCGGCGTCGCGCTGATCACACCCGTCTCGCCCCTTCAGTTGGAGGCGCGTCCATGA
- a CDS encoding DNA topoisomerase III, which produces MRLFLCEKPSQGRDIAKVLGATRRGEGCLIGTQTTVTWCIGHLLETAPPEAYGMQYKNWSLDQLPIIPARWQVEVKPKTAAQFNVIKRLLSEATTVVIATDADREGEMIARELLVHCQYQGPVQRLWLSALNEASIRKALSSLKSGQETLPLYHSALARSRADWLIGMNLSRLFTLLGRRVGYDGVLSVGRVQTPTLRLVVDRDRAIASFVSVPYWEVDVHLSSMGQSFIASWQPPSSGQDEAGRCLQQALARQTVQAISCSKTATVLSLQTEHFREAPPLPFDLSTLQEVCSRKLGLGVQEVLNIAQALYETHKATTYPRSDCRYLPESMFNEVPAVFDALLKTDPALQPTFGRLDRSLRSRAWNDAKVTAHHGIIPTTEPANLARMSEQQRQVYELIRSHYLAQFLPHHEFDRTQVELECGKERLTAVGKQILVQGWKGLLYDNTEEDESSQKFQVLPVLQQGTQCAVNDVELKSMRTIAPKPLTEGDLIKAMKNVAKLVNDPRLKQKLRDTTGIGTEATRAGIIKGLIDRGYLLKKKRALMASAAAHTLIEAVPAAIADPGMTAIWEQALDEIEVGRLTLDAFVAKQANWIAQLVEHCRALTLALLVEAGPACPICSASMLRRKGKSGPFWSCTHYPDCKGTVPIRKDTSCP; this is translated from the coding sequence ATGCGCCTCTTCCTCTGCGAGAAACCGTCCCAGGGTCGGGACATCGCCAAGGTGCTCGGCGCCACTCGACGTGGTGAGGGTTGCCTGATCGGCACACAGACAACCGTCACCTGGTGCATCGGCCACCTGCTGGAGACTGCCCCGCCCGAAGCCTATGGCATGCAGTACAAGAACTGGTCATTGGATCAGCTACCGATCATTCCCGCGCGTTGGCAGGTCGAGGTCAAACCCAAGACCGCGGCACAGTTCAACGTCATCAAGCGCCTGCTTAGCGAAGCCACCACCGTCGTTATCGCGACCGACGCCGATCGCGAAGGTGAAATGATTGCCCGCGAGTTACTGGTGCATTGCCAGTATCAAGGCCCCGTTCAGCGCCTCTGGTTGTCCGCACTCAACGAGGCGTCGATTCGGAAAGCATTGTCCTCGCTGAAGTCTGGTCAGGAGACCTTACCGCTCTATCACTCAGCCCTCGCCCGCAGCCGCGCCGACTGGCTGATCGGCATGAACCTGAGTCGTTTGTTTACTCTCCTCGGTCGGCGGGTGGGTTACGACGGTGTATTGTCAGTCGGACGCGTCCAGACACCCACTTTACGTCTGGTGGTCGATCGGGATCGTGCGATTGCCAGCTTCGTCTCGGTGCCCTATTGGGAAGTGGATGTGCACCTGTCCTCAATGGGGCAATCATTCATCGCGTCGTGGCAACCACCAAGCTCAGGACAAGATGAAGCCGGTCGTTGCCTGCAACAGGCGCTCGCCCGTCAAACGGTCCAAGCGATCTCTTGCAGCAAGACCGCCACAGTCCTCTCGCTGCAGACGGAGCATTTTCGCGAAGCTCCGCCCCTGCCCTTCGACCTGAGCACACTGCAAGAAGTCTGCTCGCGCAAGCTGGGGCTTGGCGTTCAGGAAGTCCTGAACATCGCCCAAGCCCTTTATGAAACCCACAAAGCCACCACCTACCCGCGCAGCGATTGCCGCTACTTGCCAGAGAGTATGTTCAACGAAGTACCCGCGGTATTCGATGCCCTGCTCAAAACGGATCCGGCGCTGCAGCCCACATTCGGAAGACTCGATCGATCATTGCGCTCACGAGCATGGAACGACGCCAAGGTCACCGCACACCACGGCATCATCCCCACCACTGAACCGGCGAACCTAGCTCGGATGTCCGAACAACAACGCCAAGTCTACGAATTGATCCGCAGCCACTACCTCGCGCAATTTCTGCCGCACCATGAATTTGATCGAACCCAGGTCGAACTGGAGTGTGGCAAAGAACGATTGACCGCGGTTGGCAAACAGATCCTGGTCCAAGGCTGGAAAGGCTTGCTCTACGACAACACCGAGGAGGATGAGTCCAGTCAAAAATTCCAAGTCTTACCCGTCTTGCAACAGGGTACGCAGTGCGCAGTAAACGACGTCGAACTCAAGTCCATGCGCACCATAGCTCCCAAACCGCTGACCGAGGGCGATCTGATCAAGGCGATGAAAAACGTGGCCAAACTGGTCAACGACCCGCGTCTGAAACAGAAGCTTCGGGACACCACCGGCATCGGCACCGAAGCCACGCGCGCCGGCATCATCAAGGGCTTGATCGATCGCGGCTATTTGCTGAAGAAAAAACGCGCCTTGATGGCCTCCGCCGCGGCTCATACCCTGATTGAGGCGGTACCCGCGGCCATCGCGGATCCGGGCATGACCGCGATCTGGGAGCAGGCCCTGGATGAAATCGAAGTGGGACGCCTGACCCTGGATGCCTTCGTCGCCAAGCAGGCGAACTGGATTGCGCAATTGGTCGAACACTGCCGAGCGCTCACCTTGGCGTTACTGGTCGAAGCCGGACCGGCTTGCCCCATTTGTAGCGCCTCAATGCTCAGACGAAAGGGAAAATCAGGGCCGTTCTGGTCATGCACCCACTACCCGGACTGCAAGGGCACTGTGCCGATCAGAAAAGATACGTCATGCCCATGA
- a CDS encoding TIGR03759 family integrating conjugative element protein, whose amino-acid sequence MNRALLPAVVCLVSLLTTGAAIGNPVATHSRIQDTLSSPLGRSHSEQAASWGLTEQEWTRFEQIQAGPRGFWSPNLDPLTALGVEAETDQERQRYAQLQVALEAKRAQRELAYQNAYTAAWAKLFPGLLPIQGKASPAPTNSAVALRQALFVEDHCPACTAEAQRLQSSDTAFDVYLVGSQGEDERVRSWARQADIDPAKVQRRQITLNHDRGRWFSLGAPGPLPVTFQQVNGQWQRLD is encoded by the coding sequence ATGAACAGAGCGCTACTGCCCGCCGTCGTCTGTCTCGTTTCTCTACTTACCACGGGCGCTGCGATTGGCAACCCTGTCGCGACACACTCACGGATCCAGGACACGCTGTCTTCTCCCCTGGGGCGCTCTCATTCTGAACAGGCTGCAAGCTGGGGTCTAACGGAGCAGGAGTGGACGCGCTTCGAACAGATCCAAGCCGGCCCGCGCGGTTTCTGGAGCCCGAACCTCGACCCGTTGACCGCACTCGGAGTCGAGGCCGAAACCGACCAAGAGCGCCAGCGCTATGCCCAATTACAGGTAGCGCTTGAAGCCAAACGCGCCCAGCGAGAGTTGGCCTATCAAAACGCTTACACCGCGGCCTGGGCCAAGCTGTTTCCCGGGTTGCTGCCGATCCAGGGCAAGGCATCCCCGGCCCCTACCAACTCTGCGGTCGCGTTGCGCCAAGCCCTGTTTGTGGAGGACCACTGCCCGGCGTGCACTGCCGAAGCGCAGCGTCTGCAAAGCAGTGATACGGCGTTCGATGTCTACCTGGTGGGCAGCCAAGGCGAGGATGAACGCGTGCGTAGCTGGGCTCGGCAAGCAGACATCGATCCGGCCAAGGTGCAACGCCGGCAGATCACCCTTAACCATGACCGTGGACGCTGGTTCAGCCTGGGGGCCCCGGGGCCATTACCCGTCACGTTCCAGCAGGTGAATGGACAATGGCAACGCCTCGACTAA
- a CDS encoding integrating conjugative element protein, giving the protein MKRRSLTCYFLLLLAPFAQPELTIAGGQPSDFTRPHYQVSRPPINNKPQPDRAMHADLSTFADEAWILPVRSSHLSPGPITSRALSMPGLQPFFLVGDDPQSLAWLRHRAAELQEIGAAGLAVEVADTEALSRIRAAAQGITILPVNGNDIATRLQIEHYPVLITATSLEQ; this is encoded by the coding sequence ATGAAGCGCAGATCCCTTACCTGCTATTTCCTCCTGCTCTTGGCACCTTTCGCCCAGCCGGAACTAACCATAGCTGGGGGGCAGCCTAGCGACTTCACCCGGCCCCATTATCAAGTTTCCAGACCGCCCATAAACAACAAGCCCCAACCTGATCGGGCCATGCATGCGGACCTGTCCACGTTTGCCGATGAAGCCTGGATACTGCCCGTCCGCAGCTCTCACTTGAGCCCCGGCCCGATCACGTCCCGCGCCCTGAGCATGCCGGGATTGCAGCCATTTTTCCTGGTCGGTGACGATCCCCAATCACTGGCTTGGTTGCGTCACCGTGCGGCTGAACTGCAGGAAATAGGCGCGGCTGGCCTCGCCGTCGAAGTGGCCGATACTGAAGCCCTGTCCCGGATTCGTGCAGCCGCTCAGGGCATCACCATCCTGCCGGTCAACGGCAACGACATCGCCACCCGCCTGCAGATTGAGCACTACCCCGTCTTGATCACCGCCACCTCACTGGAACAGTGA
- a CDS encoding DUF3158 family protein: MNPLTSAQPMPFETLTPDAYRQLEHTASLKGLLKPFKGKGELEHLAQVAREIEAQLCHLMEAVVQQAGQPPYSLLDIRLVLQNTSAGSTFLRWRTRDFARMGVAVWERQVGNQALPQVVREGLHRFEGERIALNLQMSVVHSLYRQATTCAIKMASAERLLRQFTTAAEVSG, translated from the coding sequence ATGAATCCCCTGACTTCGGCTCAGCCGATGCCCTTCGAAACGTTGACACCGGATGCCTATCGACAGCTCGAACACACCGCCTCCCTAAAAGGCCTTTTAAAACCTTTTAAGGGTAAGGGGGAGTTGGAGCACCTGGCGCAGGTGGCGAGGGAAATCGAGGCGCAGTTATGTCATCTGATGGAGGCTGTGGTGCAGCAAGCCGGACAGCCCCCTTACTCACTGCTGGATATTCGATTGGTGCTGCAAAACACCAGCGCGGGTAGCACCTTTTTGCGTTGGCGCACCCGTGATTTCGCCCGTATGGGGGTTGCGGTCTGGGAACGCCAGGTCGGTAACCAAGCTCTGCCGCAGGTCGTGCGAGAGGGGTTGCACCGTTTCGAAGGCGAGCGCATTGCACTGAACCTGCAGATGAGCGTGGTGCACTCGCTCTACCGCCAGGCCACAACCTGTGCGATCAAAATGGCCAGTGCCGAACGGCTGCTGCGCCAGTTCACAACTGCAGCAGAGGTATCAGGATGA
- the traD gene encoding type IV conjugative transfer system coupling protein TraD: protein MAEHAMESKLRPAVELYTVAICIAAAVLCVYSPWAVALSPEIGLIAALAYALFGLIRLRQAWEVLRYRRNIRRLPRYELTSRQIPVSRKRLFMGRGFRWTRLHTQRLVEAQDPAVAHYVDQPTRYRLARGLERRLEHALFPFSTLARVTAWDSAFNPLRPLPPVGGSPLLHGVEPDETEVSLPLGERVGHTLVLGTTRVGKTRLAEVYITQDIHRIEHEVVIVFDPKGDADLLKRMYVEAKRAGREKELYVFHLGWPEISARYNAVGRFGRISEVASRIAGQLSGEGNSAAFREFAWRFVNIIARALIELGRRPDYLQIQRHVVNIDALFIEYAQQFFAKTDPKAWEVIVQLEGKLTEKNIPRHMIGREKRVVAIEQYLAVKRVFDPVLDGLRSAVRYDRTYFDKIVASLLPLLEKLTTGKTAQLLAPNYTDLDDPRPIFDWMQIIRKRGIVYVGLDALTDAEVAAAVGNSMFADLVSVAGHIYKHGIDHGLPQSGNNSDKLPINLHADEFNELMGDEFIPLINKGGGAGIQVTAYTQTLSDIEARIGNRAKAGQVIGNFNTLQMLRVRETATAELLTQQLPKVNVLTKTLVSGAIDTSDPESNTDFTSSSQDRVSSTNVPLIEPAHIVSLPKGQMFSFQTGGQLWKVRMPLPKPSNDDAMPKDLQELTQRMRAVYNEQAGQWWSASGGGPTIDFDLEQVG, encoded by the coding sequence ATGGCCGAGCATGCGATGGAGTCCAAGCTCCGGCCAGCGGTGGAGCTGTACACCGTAGCAATCTGCATCGCCGCCGCGGTGTTGTGCGTGTACTCGCCCTGGGCGGTGGCGCTGTCACCCGAGATCGGCCTGATAGCGGCACTGGCCTATGCCCTGTTCGGCCTGATCCGCCTGCGACAAGCCTGGGAGGTGCTGCGCTATCGGCGCAATATCCGCCGGCTGCCCCGCTACGAACTGACCAGCCGGCAGATTCCGGTCAGCCGCAAACGTCTGTTCATGGGCCGCGGCTTTCGCTGGACCCGTCTGCACACCCAGCGCTTGGTCGAGGCCCAGGATCCGGCTGTCGCTCACTATGTCGACCAACCGACCCGTTACCGCCTGGCCCGTGGACTCGAACGTCGCCTGGAACATGCACTGTTTCCGTTCTCGACACTGGCCCGTGTCACGGCTTGGGACAGCGCCTTCAATCCGCTGCGCCCTTTGCCCCCGGTAGGCGGCTCACCATTGCTGCATGGGGTCGAGCCCGACGAAACGGAAGTTAGTCTGCCGCTGGGCGAACGGGTCGGACACACCCTGGTGTTGGGCACGACCCGTGTCGGCAAGACGCGACTCGCCGAGGTGTACATCACCCAGGACATTCATCGCATCGAACATGAGGTGGTCATCGTCTTCGATCCGAAGGGCGATGCCGACTTGCTCAAACGGATGTACGTTGAAGCCAAGCGGGCCGGTCGGGAAAAGGAGCTCTATGTGTTCCATCTAGGCTGGCCAGAGATCTCCGCTCGTTACAACGCCGTGGGACGCTTCGGGCGTATCTCGGAAGTGGCGTCACGCATCGCCGGGCAGCTCAGCGGCGAAGGTAACTCCGCGGCCTTTCGCGAGTTTGCCTGGCGTTTCGTCAACATCATCGCCCGTGCCCTGATCGAGTTAGGCCGGCGTCCGGACTACCTGCAGATCCAACGGCATGTGGTCAACATCGACGCACTGTTCATCGAGTACGCCCAGCAGTTTTTCGCCAAGACCGACCCGAAGGCGTGGGAGGTGATCGTTCAGCTTGAAGGCAAGCTCACCGAGAAGAACATCCCCCGGCATATGATCGGGCGCGAAAAGCGTGTGGTGGCCATTGAGCAGTACCTGGCGGTGAAGCGGGTATTTGATCCGGTGCTGGATGGACTGCGTTCGGCGGTACGATATGACCGTACTTACTTCGACAAAATCGTTGCCTCACTACTGCCGCTGCTGGAAAAACTCACCACCGGCAAGACCGCCCAGTTACTGGCCCCCAACTACACCGATTTAGATGACCCGCGGCCAATCTTCGACTGGATGCAGATCATCCGAAAACGCGGCATCGTCTACGTCGGTCTGGATGCGCTGACCGACGCCGAGGTGGCCGCCGCTGTGGGCAACTCCATGTTCGCCGACTTGGTCTCGGTCGCCGGACACATCTACAAACACGGCATCGACCATGGCCTGCCCCAATCGGGTAACAACAGTGACAAGTTGCCGATCAACCTGCACGCCGATGAATTCAACGAGTTGATGGGTGATGAATTCATCCCGCTGATCAATAAGGGCGGCGGTGCCGGTATCCAGGTAACCGCCTACACCCAGACCCTCAGCGATATCGAGGCGCGAATCGGTAATCGCGCCAAGGCCGGCCAGGTGATCGGCAACTTCAACACCCTGCAGATGCTGCGGGTGCGCGAAACCGCCACCGCTGAACTGCTTACCCAGCAGTTGCCCAAGGTCAACGTGCTGACCAAGACCCTGGTGTCAGGTGCGATCGACACCTCCGATCCAGAATCCAACACGGATTTCACTTCGTCCTCACAGGACCGCGTCAGCAGTACCAACGTGCCGCTGATCGAGCCTGCTCACATCGTCAGCTTGCCCAAGGGGCAAATGTTTTCCTTCCAGACCGGTGGGCAGCTCTGGAAAGTCCGCATGCCGTTGCCCAAACCCTCCAACGACGACGCCATGCCCAAGGATCTACAGGAGCTCACTCAACGGATGCGGGCGGTTTACAACGAGCAGGCGGGGCAATGGTGGAGCGCAAGCGGTGGTGGGCCAACAATTGACTTCGATTTAGAACAGGTGGGGTAA